A genome region from Bemisia tabaci chromosome 3, PGI_BMITA_v3 includes the following:
- the LOC140224242 gene encoding uncharacterized protein isoform X1 translates to MYYTELQKLKDLLGPSEALAMIRPNMRPCPTVPCQSCMKRIGVNMKRKGQSQRRCNFSKNHYLILEFLEFVYSCKERRMPHSVEYFGRPCAKKVQIILIFWHAKIDKNICERIHGKKRLKKF, encoded by the exons ATGTATT ACACTGAACTGCAGAAGTTGAAGGATTTGTTAGGACCATCCGAAGCTCTAGCAATGATCAGGCCAAATATGCGACCCTGTCCTACTGTTCCCTGCCAAAGTTGCATGAAAAGAATAGGAGTCAACATGAAAAGAAAGGGACAGA gcCAGCGACgatgcaatttttctaaaaatcactacCTGATCCTTGAATTCTTGGAATTTGTCTATTCTTGCAAGGAGCGAAGAATGCCTCATAGTGTGGAATATTTTGGAAGACCATGTGCAAAGAAGGTacagattattcttattttttggcaTGCTAAAATAGATAAGAACATTTGTGAGaggattcacggaaaaaaaaggttaaaaaagttttga
- the LOC140224242 gene encoding uncharacterized protein isoform X2, producing the protein MLIPDTELQKLKDLLGPSEALAMIRPNMRPCPTVPCQSCMKRIGVNMKRKGQSQRRCNFSKNHYLILEFLEFVYSCKERRMPHSVEYFGRPCAKKVTCWLIYLL; encoded by the exons ATGTTGATTCCAGACACTGAACTGCAGAAGTTGAAGGATTTGTTAGGACCATCCGAAGCTCTAGCAATGATCAGGCCAAATATGCGACCCTGTCCTACTGTTCCCTGCCAAAGTTGCATGAAAAGAATAGGAGTCAACATGAAAAGAAAGGGACAGA gcCAGCGACgatgcaatttttctaaaaatcactacCTGATCCTTGAATTCTTGGAATTTGTCTATTCTTGCAAGGAGCGAAGAATGCCTCATAGTGTGGAATATTTTGGAAGACCATGTGCAAAGAAG GTTACCTGCTGGCTAATATACCTACTGTGA
- the LOC109043353 gene encoding uncharacterized protein isoform X1, with protein MRALPSINLGIPTHKPLIKECRWMNFKGESAVFVFLSYRFNILQFSIANGLEISGTTANVDRELIFDITDTQLDVHLPSNLQPQSGATHFLSDTPDQQQLATRSGLKAVGTFVKTLSRKMTGFPRKGKRSKSRGGSFVSRGGSFASRGSFGRQDSSRDVGSSSRRHGAVRRPPKRELSHSEKYGPPGGYNKQMVHYDENDIPSPRTQRQLEKGPSEEELRKQFGPEGGYPRPMVQKPSEEELRRRFGPEGGYPRPMVRYDEKGSK; from the exons ATGAGGGCATTACCGTCGATTAATCTAGGTATTCCTACTCATAAACCTTTAATAAAAGAATGCCGGTGGATGAATTTTAAAGGCGAGTCAgcagtttttgtttttctgagTTAtcgtttcaatattttacagtTTTCAATTGCCAACGGCCTTGAAATATCTGGGACAACAGCAAATGTGGACAGGGAGCTAATCTTCGACATTACAGATACACAGCTg GATGTTCACCTACCAAGTAACCTCCAGCCTCAGTCAGGAGCTACGCACTTCCTCTCAGACACACCCGATCAGCAACAGCTTGCCACCAGATCAGGACTCAAGGCAGTGGGAACTTTCGTGAAAACCTTgtcgagaaaaatgacaggttttcccaggaaggggAAGCGTTCAAAAAGCCGCGGCGGTAGCTTTGTATCCCGCGGCGGTAGCTTTGCATCTCGTGGTTCATTCGGTCGGCAAGATTCGTCGAGGGATGTTGGCTCGTCTTCGCGTCGACATGGGGCAGTTCGGAGACCACCGAAACGCGAGTTGTCTCATAGCGAAAAATACGGTCCGCCGGGTGGCTACAACAAACAGATGGTGCATTACGATGAGAATGATATTCCGTCACCCCGGACCCAGAGGCAATTGGAGAAAGGACCTTCGGAAGAGGAATTAAGGAAGCAGTTCGGACCGGAGGGTGGTTATCCAAGACCAATGGTCCAAAAACCTTCGGAAGAGGAATTAAGGAGGCGGTTCGGACCGGAGGGTGGTTATCCAAGACCAATGGTCCGATACGACGAAAAGGGAAGCAAATAA
- the LOC109043353 gene encoding uncharacterized protein isoform X2: protein MSEQMDLVCCLLLLFSIANGLEISGTTANVDRELIFDITDTQLDVHLPSNLQPQSGATHFLSDTPDQQQLATRSGLKAVGTFVKTLSRKMTGFPRKGKRSKSRGGSFVSRGGSFASRGSFGRQDSSRDVGSSSRRHGAVRRPPKRELSHSEKYGPPGGYNKQMVHYDENDIPSPRTQRQLEKGPSEEELRKQFGPEGGYPRPMVQKPSEEELRRRFGPEGGYPRPMVRYDEKGSK, encoded by the exons ATGTCAGAGCAAATGGATCTCGTGTGTTGCCTACTTTTGCTG tTTTCAATTGCCAACGGCCTTGAAATATCTGGGACAACAGCAAATGTGGACAGGGAGCTAATCTTCGACATTACAGATACACAGCTg GATGTTCACCTACCAAGTAACCTCCAGCCTCAGTCAGGAGCTACGCACTTCCTCTCAGACACACCCGATCAGCAACAGCTTGCCACCAGATCAGGACTCAAGGCAGTGGGAACTTTCGTGAAAACCTTgtcgagaaaaatgacaggttttcccaggaaggggAAGCGTTCAAAAAGCCGCGGCGGTAGCTTTGTATCCCGCGGCGGTAGCTTTGCATCTCGTGGTTCATTCGGTCGGCAAGATTCGTCGAGGGATGTTGGCTCGTCTTCGCGTCGACATGGGGCAGTTCGGAGACCACCGAAACGCGAGTTGTCTCATAGCGAAAAATACGGTCCGCCGGGTGGCTACAACAAACAGATGGTGCATTACGATGAGAATGATATTCCGTCACCCCGGACCCAGAGGCAATTGGAGAAAGGACCTTCGGAAGAGGAATTAAGGAAGCAGTTCGGACCGGAGGGTGGTTATCCAAGACCAATGGTCCAAAAACCTTCGGAAGAGGAATTAAGGAGGCGGTTCGGACCGGAGGGTGGTTATCCAAGACCAATGGTCCGATACGACGAAAAGGGAAGCAAATAA
- the LOC109043419 gene encoding uncharacterized protein, whose translation MGVDLLNDVEVRSRSLRKRAPTSKPPFTFGDLKKAIPPHCFQRSLLRSFSYVIKDFILIGTLYFIATSVIPAIPRPLQYFAWPAYWFAQSCVMFGLWIIAHECGHHAFSDYVWLDDTVGFVLHSCLFIPYFSWKFSHASHHAHTGSMEKDEAYVPKKEPMQSWKYMDHPIGRIAFILGVLILGLPLYLAMNLAGRPYERFASHYDPYSPIYSKRKRAFILLSDLGLLAVIYVLYNWSLARGVLWVVAIYGVPLWLTNAWLVTVTYLHHTHPSLPHYDSSEWDWLRGALSTVDRDYGILNHVFHHITDTHVVHHLFTTLPHYHATEATEAIKPILGEYYQFDGTPVATALYQVAKECVFVKEDEKRKGVFWYRDMIDEILG comes from the exons ATGGGTGTGGATCTCTTGAACGACGTTGAGGTGCGGTCGCGATCCCTCAGGAAGCGCGCACCTACCTCGAAGCCTCCCTTCACATTCGGCGACCTGAAAAAGGCCATCCCTCCTCACTGTTTCCAGCGTTCTCTTCTACGATCTTTCTCCTACGTCATCAAAGACTTCATCCTCATAGGCACCCTTTACTTCATCGCCACAAGTGTCATTCCTGCCATCCCTAGGCCGCTTCAATACTTCGCATGGCCGGCATATTG GTTTGCACAGTCATGCGTGATGTTTGGCCTGTGGATCATCGCTCACGAGTGCGGGCATCACGCGTTCTCCGACTACGTCTGGCTCGACGACACCGTGGGCTTCGTCCTCCACTCCTGCCTCTTCATCCCGTACTTCTCGTGGAAGTTCTCCCACGCCTCCCACCACGCTCACACCGGGAGCATGGAGAAGGACGAAGCCTACGTCCCGAAGAAGGAGCCCATGCAGTCGTGGAAGTACATGGACCACCCCATCGGCCGCATTGCCTTCATACTAGGCGTCCTCATATTAGGACTCCCTCTCTACCTAGCCATGAATCTCGCCGGTCGCCCTTACGAACGCTTTGCCTCTCACTACGACCCATACTCGCCAATCTACTCCAAACGGAAGCGAGCTTTCATCCTGCTCTCCGACCTGGGGCTCCTCGCTGTCATCTACGTCCTTTACAACTGGTCCCTCGCTAGGGGCGTCCTGTGGGTCGTCGCCATTTACGGTGTGCCGTTATGGTTGACCAACGCGTGGCTGGTCACAGTGACGTACCTGCACCATACTCACCCCTCGCTCCCGCACTACGACTCGTCCGAGTGGGACTGGCTCCGAGGTGCTCTTTCCACCGTGGATAGGGATTATGGTATCCTCAACCATGTTTTCCACCATATCACGGATACTCATGTCGTGCATCATTTGTTCACTACGCTGCCGCATTATCACGCTACCGAAGCGACGGAGGCGATCAAACCGATTTTAGGGGAGTACTACCAGTTCGATGGTACGCCGGTTGCGACGGCGCTGTACCAGGTTGCCAAAGAGTGCGTTTTCGTGAAGGAGGACGAGAAGAGGAAAGGGGTGTTCTGGTACCGGGATATGATTGATGAGATCCTCGGGTAA
- the LOC140224243 gene encoding uncharacterized protein translates to MTSERIPSDTELQKLKDLLGPSEALAMIRPNMRPCPTVPCQSCMKRIGVNMKRKGQSQRRCNFSKNHYLILEFLEFVYSCKERRMPHSVEYFGRPCAKKVTCWLIYLL, encoded by the exons ATGACGAGCGAACGCATTCCTTCGG ACACTGAACTGCAGAAGTTGAAGGATTTGTTAGGACCATCCGAAGCTCTAGCAATGATCAGGCCAAATATGCGACCCTGTCCTACTGTTCCCTGCCAAAGTTGCATGAAAAGAATAGGAGTCAACATGAAAAGAAAGGGACAGA gcCAGCGACgatgcaatttttctaaaaatcactacCTGATCCTTGAATTCTTGGAATTTGTCTATTCTTGCAAGGAGCGAAGAATGCCTCATAGTGTGGAATATTTTGGAAGACCATGTGCAAAGAAG GTTACCTGCTGGCTAATATACCTACTGTGA